GCCACCTCAAAATAGCATACAACGGAACGTTCGTTTCAGCAAGCACGTTAGACGGTGCAGGTAAGTCAAATACACGTATCAGCTTGATTATACTAACTAATGAATATATAGAAactgatttatttttttaaatgccGCGCTATGTGCAGGTAATATACTTCCTTTAGCATATGGTGTGATAGATTCAGAAAATGACAGGTCCTGGACATGGTTCTTTGAGCGATTCAGGGAAGCGTATAGTATAAGAGAGAACATGTGTATTGTTTCTGATAGGCATGAAAGCATAAACAAAGCTGTTTCTAGAATCTATCCGAATGTGCCGTATTATGCATGCATATGGCATCTTTGGGGTAACGTATGTAAAAAGTATAAGAAGAGCCATGATGTGTTGAGTCCCGTGTTTTATGCAATGGCAAAAGCGTACACGCAAGAAGATTTTGATGAACTTATGGGGAAGGTTGAGAAGGCAGATTTTTGGGTGGCAGAGTATTTGGAATTGGCTGGAAGAGAAAAGTGGGCTAGAGTGTATGCAACTGTTAACCGAGGGTGGACAATGACTTCAAACATAGCAGAGTGTATTAATCGTCACCTTGTAGCAGCAAGAGAGCTTCCTATATTTGATTTTCtagaagaagtgaggaagatatttggaagatggaattatAATAACCGGAAAAATGGTacatacacattcacaacactcgGTAGAAAATTCCAGGAGATGTTGTCAATAAATGAGTATTTATGTATACGTATGACGGTATGTTTCCtttcaaattgcttaagtatgtTCGATTGAGATTCAGTTATGTTGGTTGTATTTGATATATTTGGCATATGCAATCTGTGAGATCTCTGTGAAATGATAACTTGTATTTATTAGTTGAATATGTATTTGATTTTATTGTATTAGCTGTATTTGTTGTATTTAATTATATGCAGTCTGGATATATGTGTCAAATATTCACACAAATTTGGTGTATGTGACTAGATTTACCAAATACAGTTAGTCAGCTATGAAAAATAATTAGCGATATGTTTATGACTAAAATGGTTTAATCTTTGCAAACATGAACTTATGTGTATTTGACTATACTTAATGTATGTTTTTTGTATTTGACTGATCTGTTGTAGGTCGAACCATCAACCGAATACTTGTACACAGTATATGATGCAGGAAGGCGTTTCATCGTTAACTTGGACAACAAAACTTGCAGTTGTCGGATGTTTCAAATAGACGAAATTCCATGCCCGCATGCATGGGCTGTCATTAAGAAGAAAAATCTAATGGCTGATGATTACTGTTCCGAATTGTTCAAACCGCACACCGTGGTGAAAACGTATGATGTCGTCGTGGATCCTCTCCCTGACGAGCGGGAATGGAAGGTTCCAACATACATATCAGAGGATGTGGTTTTGCCACCAAGATACAAGAGACCTCCTGGTAGGCCGAAGAAAAAGCGTGATAAGCTGTTATTTGAATTGCTTCGAGGGAAAAAGAGACATGCTTGCAGTACTTGTGGACAGACTGGACACAATAGACGATCTTGTAGTAATGTTCCTAGAAGGAAGTAATTGTTTTTTGTTTGTAGCAATTTATATTTGTTACACTAGATACACTGTtggtttgctttttttttttttgagtaaaaaCGAAATCTGTTTGAATACTACTTCTGTGATATCTTCATTTGGATTTGTATTGAATAGTTATCTTTAAATTTATGCATAAATGAATATAAAAGGCAGCATCAGTTCTTTCTTAAAAAATAGTTACTGTATATTAAAATGTAGTATTGATTCCAACAtacatcaaatatatataatttaaaaaatgTATCTGACTGTGCCATCTTATTAAGTTGCAATTGTATTTGAAATATTTGGTGTTTCTGGATTTGGCGAATTCAAATACATACAACTCCTTTGTTTCAAGATCTAAATATGCGTACGTATTTGAGTGTACCTCACTGTGTCACGTCCAAGATATAGCCAGATATACACATTCATCTAAATTCCAAAAATAAAATCACACAATGGTCACTGTCAACTTAAATGTAGCCAGATATACACATTCATCCAGAAATAGTCACTGTATATTAAAATGTAGTATTGATTCCAACATACATCAAAtacatataattttaaaaatgtaTCTGACTGTGCCATCATATTAAGTTGTAATTGTATTTAAAATATTTGGATATTTCTGGGTTTGGCGAATTCAAATACATAAACCCCCTTGTTTCAAAGATCTAAATACGCGTACGTATTTAGAGTGTACCTCACTGTGTCACATCCAAGATATAGCCAGATATACATATTCATCTAAATTCCAAAAACAAAATCACAACTTTGATAATTAGACTAAGCTTAAATGTTCCAATTagaacttaaggaaaatgataagATAGTCTTAAACTAACTAAATCTAAAATATTTGCTATAAAAATAGCCATAGTCTGAAATTACAATTAAATATTCCTACATCGATCCTAATTAACATCAATTGTGTCAGCTTTGCTATAATCCACTGCTGACCTAACTTGTTTTGGTGGCGCCTCAATGTCACTCATAGCATGTTCATCGATCTTCCGTGCAACATAGTCCCAAAGGAATGCCCCGTACCTATTGCGGAGCATTGTTGTATCGATTTGTGTTGGGATACCTTCACCAGTGCTTAGATATTCAGCGAACGCTGCTACgtacacaccacaatccctggAAAAGTATAATAGAAGTAGAATTATTAGAATGAACCCCGTATATGAAAAATTACAATACATTAAAATATACGTACATGCTGGTAGTGTCTTGCTGCGGCAGATTTTCTACATACTCCACTTATTCGTTCTCATTTTGTGTCATGTACGTATATGCTGGGTGATTCTGCCAATTTATGCCAGTTTGTTTAGTGTAGAATCCACTGATGTGTAGATAATGTGGCAGGGGGGCAGCAAGCTTTTGTACTTCCCTTCTAACAACTGCGTTGTGGCCTGCGCTGCCTCGGTATGAGTTGTACACATAAAGTCGCTTGTCGTACAAAAAAagaatatacataaatatatgatTCATTAAAACACAGTTGAAACTGAAAATACTTAACTAATAAAATATAGATACATAAAATACGTTTCATTGAATGAGATTACAACCAAAATCCAATGATTATCCTCTTTGATGTTGACAGGTTTAAAAATATTGTCAACTGAATGCCACGGGACATTTGCATGCAATCTGTAGCCCTTAACATATTGACATATATCGTCTTCTTCGTTGGCTACATTGGGTCCAGTTTCCGGGTTGTTGTATGCAAGATATGTTTGATCAACCTTTCGCATGAAGAGACAGTCAACTGTTGTGTATTTGAAAGTGCTCCTTCTGTCATACTTGCCTTTCTTTCGCAAGTAGTAGAAAATCATGTCAATGTGCTGAAAATAGAAACACATAAATATTAAAAACATCAAAACATAAATCTTAAAAAGTGGAAAATTgtattttatgtatgtatatcttTATTGAACCTCATCATTCCACAGCTGGCCACTCATTGATAACTGGTAGACTGGAGAAATATCAGCTAGGACCTCTGCTATGTCAGCGAAGTTTGCTGATACGACTGGAGATTTGACAGATACGGTGTCTTCAGGAAACTGAACTATGTATTCCTATTGAAGAAATCGAAATACATTAAGTACAAAATATAGATTATGAAACAATCAGATGTATTTGATTTATGCATACCATCGATTCTTTTTGTTCTCCAGAATTATCACCATTGTCTTGAAGTTCTTCAGTAGATGCCTTTAATGTTTCCCCACTTTCGTTGCGGTGATCCATTCCAATATCAGGCACATCAAACTGTTGCATGCCAACTCCCTTTGGAAAAAAGAGAGAAATTAAATAAATAAGACAAATACATTAAATAAGTTAAATATAATAGATTATAATACAAATATGACTATAAACAAAGTCTTGCATCAATAAAATATAAGTAATTTCAACGTACATCCATGTACATCAAAGCGTAATTCAAGATACCCAATAAACACTTGACACAGTAAAAACTGTGTTGTATTTGGAAAAAA
The sequence above is a segment of the Lycium barbarum isolate Lr01 chromosome 6, ASM1917538v2, whole genome shotgun sequence genome. Coding sequences within it:
- the LOC132643958 gene encoding uncharacterized protein LOC132643958 — translated: MRKSDENEFLYLFIALYAFIKGFDCCRPIVVVDGSHLKIAYNGTFVSASTLDGAGNILPLAYGVIDSENDRSWTWFFERFREAYSIRENMCIVSDRHESINKAVSRIYPNVPYYACIWHLWGNVCKKYKKSHDVLSPVFYAMAKAYTQEDFDELMGKVEKADFWVAEYLELAGREKWARVYATVNRGWTMTSNIAECINRHLVAARELPIFDFLEEVRKIFGRWNYNNRKNVWIYVSNIHTNLVEPSTEYLYTVYDAGRRFIVNLDNKTCSCRMFQIDEIPCPHAWAVIKKKNLMADDYCSELFKPHTVVKTYDVVVDPLPDEREWKVPTYISEDVVLPPRYKRPPGRPKKKRDKLLFELLRGKKRHACSTCGQTGHNRRSCSNVPRRK